The following coding sequences lie in one Coxiella endosymbiont of Amblyomma americanum genomic window:
- the gap gene encoding type I glyceraldehyde-3-phosphate dehydrogenase has protein sequence MSYKIAINGCGRIGRNILRAFYESKKQYDFKIIAINDLGDINTNVHLIKYDSVHGKFPANIGVDREELIVINGDKIRLFSIKNPEFLPWKALGIDVVLECTGVFASKEKSKAHLAAGAEKVLISAPAGNNVKTIVFGVNEHLLNQKDKIVSNASCTTNCLAPLIKVLDDAIGIKRGLMVTIHAYTNDQNLTDSYHKDLHRARAATQSMIPTSTGATAAVELVLPQLKGKLDGYAVRVPTVNVSMVDFTFDAKKTVKVLEMHSVIKETADSKMQGILGYNEDPLVSIDFNHDPRSSIFDAGQTRIIDKLVKIIAWYDNEWGFSNRMLDVTDALLKC, from the coding sequence ATGTCATATAAAATCGCTATTAATGGTTGCGGTCGTATCGGTCGGAATATATTACGAGCTTTTTACGAATCAAAAAAACAATATGATTTTAAAATCATTGCTATTAATGACTTAGGAGATATTAATACCAATGTTCATTTAATCAAATACGACTCAGTACATGGAAAATTTCCAGCTAACATTGGCGTTGATAGAGAAGAACTGATTGTTATCAACGGAGATAAAATTAGATTATTTTCAATAAAAAATCCTGAATTTTTACCATGGAAAGCTCTCGGCATAGATGTAGTGCTAGAATGCACAGGAGTTTTTGCGAGTAAAGAAAAATCTAAAGCACATCTAGCAGCTGGAGCAGAAAAAGTATTAATTTCTGCCCCAGCTGGGAATAATGTCAAGACTATTGTATTTGGTGTTAACGAACATCTCCTGAATCAAAAAGATAAAATTGTTTCTAACGCTTCATGTACTACAAACTGTTTAGCACCATTAATAAAAGTGTTGGATGATGCAATTGGGATTAAACGCGGATTAATGGTAACTATTCACGCTTACACTAACGATCAAAATCTTACTGATAGTTATCATAAGGACTTACATCGAGCGCGTGCGGCTACACAGTCAATGATACCTACTAGTACCGGAGCTACTGCTGCTGTTGAATTAGTATTACCACAATTAAAAGGAAAACTAGATGGATATGCTGTTCGTGTACCTACGGTTAATGTTTCTATGGTAGATTTTACTTTTGACGCCAAAAAAACAGTAAAAGTTTTAGAAATGCATTCTGTGATAAAAGAAACAGCCGACAGTAAAATGCAAGGTATTTTAGGTTATAATGAAGATCCACTGGTTTCCATTGATTTTAATCATGATCCGCGTTCATCTATTTTTGATGCAGGACAAACAAGAATAATTGACAAATTAGTAAAGATTATCGCTTGGTATGACAATGAATGGGGGTTTTCCAATCGTATGCTAGATGTGACAGATGCTCTTTTGAAATGTTAA
- a CDS encoding phosphoglycerate kinase: MLKLPCLSMFDINISNKRVLIREDFNTPVINGKIVNDEKVVRAIPTIEKALKENAQVIILSHFGRPKEGKFDITFSLAPIANILSKKLKRKIPLIVNWLQGIPLALGTVVLCENVRFNIGENSNDCNLAQNMAKLCDVFVMDAFATAHRVQASTVGIAKYAPIACAGPLLISEIETLSHVMHNLKKPLVAIVGGAKVSSKLHLLESLLYKVDQLIVGGGIANTLLKARGYCVGQSLCDNSWLDCAHQFLAKAKKKNVSILLPSDVVVARQLSKNTNTKAKIKKIDAIRGNESIFDVGPRTLVDYVHLIAKAGSIFWNGPIGVFEIRAFSRGTRVLAQAIADSSSFSIAGGGDTLAALHQLHLTHQISYISTGGGAFLKFLDGKVLPIIATLTQRAQIS; encoded by the coding sequence ATGTTAAAATTACCATGTTTATCAATGTTTGATATTAATATTAGTAATAAACGCGTTCTCATTCGAGAAGACTTTAATACGCCTGTAATAAATGGAAAAATTGTTAACGATGAAAAAGTTGTTCGAGCAATACCTACTATCGAAAAAGCACTAAAAGAAAATGCACAAGTGATAATCTTATCTCATTTCGGTAGACCAAAAGAAGGAAAGTTTGATATTACTTTTTCATTAGCACCCATAGCAAATATTTTAAGTAAGAAATTAAAGCGAAAAATACCACTTATTGTAAATTGGCTACAAGGCATTCCTTTAGCGTTAGGCACTGTGGTGTTGTGCGAAAATGTTAGATTTAATATTGGTGAAAATAGTAACGATTGTAATTTAGCTCAGAACATGGCAAAACTGTGTGATGTTTTTGTTATGGATGCCTTTGCAACAGCACATCGTGTGCAAGCTTCTACGGTAGGAATTGCAAAGTATGCTCCGATAGCTTGCGCAGGACCTCTTCTTATTTCTGAAATCGAAACATTGTCTCACGTAATGCATAATTTAAAAAAACCTTTAGTAGCCATTGTTGGGGGCGCTAAAGTTTCTTCTAAACTCCATTTACTAGAAAGTCTATTATACAAAGTTGATCAATTAATTGTTGGAGGTGGAATTGCCAATACCTTGTTAAAAGCACGAGGTTATTGCGTTGGACAATCTTTGTGTGACAACAGTTGGCTGGATTGTGCACACCAGTTTTTAGCAAAAGCAAAGAAAAAGAATGTCTCTATTCTGCTTCCAAGTGATGTTGTTGTTGCAAGGCAACTGTCTAAGAACACAAATACAAAAGCAAAAATAAAAAAAATTGACGCAATTAGAGGTAATGAATCTATTTTTGATGTAGGACCAAGAACCTTAGTGGATTATGTGCATCTAATAGCTAAAGCCGGCTCTATATTTTGGAATGGCCCTATCGGTGTTTTTGAAATTAGGGCTTTTAGTCGGGGAACCAGAGTGTTGGCACAAGCGATAGCTGACAGCAGTTCCTTTTCTATTGCTGGAGGCGGAGATACTCTGGCCGCTTTGCATCAATTACATCTTACTCATCAGATTTCTTACATCAGTACTGGCGGCGGAGCTTTTCTAAAATTTTTAGATGGAAAAGTATTGCCTATAATTGCAACGTTAACTCAACGAGCACAAATCTCATGA